A window of Haliscomenobacter hydrossis DSM 1100 contains these coding sequences:
- the gyrA gene encoding DNA gyrase subunit A, with amino-acid sequence MPLDQRIIPVNIEDEMKSAYIDYSMSVIVSRALPDVRDGLKPVQRRVMYGMSDLGVTYNKAHKKSARIVGEVLGKYHPHGDTSVYDTMVRMAQDWSLRYPLIDPQGNFGNIDGDGPAAMRYTEARMRKIADELMADLEKDTVNFTNNFDDTLTEPSVMPTRFPNLLVNGATGIAVGMATNMMPHNLGEVIDGVIATIDDPEITIDELMKYILAPDFPTGGIIYGMSGIRDGFRTGRGRVVLRGKVEIETTKTGKEQIIITEVPYQVNISSLEEKIADLVNEKRIDGISAISNESNRMGIRVVLDVKRDAIAKVVLSQLYKYSPLQSSYGINNVALVDGRPYTLNIKDMIEEFIKFRLEVVVRRTKFDLRKAEERAHILEGLLIALDHLDQVIALIRASRTVDEAREGLMSNFGLSEIQAKAILDMRLQRLTGLERDKVRNEYNEIKKLIDYLNSILNSEELRRSIIKDELAEIKANFGDARRTVIEAADGEINMEDMIKEEEVVITISHLGYIKRTPVSEFRQQSRGGRGSRGSKTRDEDFIEHMFVTNTHHYLLLFTSAGRCYWLKGYEIPEAAKTATGRAIQNILAIPKEDKVKAFIVIESLVDREFVDNHYIMFCTQQGVIKKTPVEAFSRPRAGGINAITINEGDQLLEAWLTGGNHEVFLASRRGYAVRFNEAGVRSMGRSAAGVRGMTLAEDGKDAVVGMVCIAPDDKESTLLVVSEKGNGKRSEVEEYRLTKRGGKGVKTIQITDKTGMLVAIKSVKDDDDLMITNRSGIIIRMAIGGLRVMGRATQGVRVIRLDDDDDIADVTVVKHIAEVEGEEVDGTEIADITETTESTETEVVE; translated from the coding sequence ATGCCTCTAGATCAGCGCATTATTCCCGTTAACATCGAAGACGAAATGAAGTCTGCCTACATCGATTATTCGATGTCGGTGATTGTTTCGCGTGCTTTGCCGGATGTACGGGACGGCCTCAAACCCGTTCAACGCCGGGTAATGTACGGGATGTCCGACTTGGGCGTTACCTACAACAAAGCGCACAAAAAATCAGCCCGTATTGTGGGGGAAGTACTGGGTAAGTACCACCCCCATGGTGACACCTCCGTGTATGATACCATGGTGCGGATGGCCCAGGATTGGTCCTTGCGTTATCCCTTGATCGATCCCCAGGGAAACTTTGGCAACATCGACGGTGACGGCCCTGCGGCCATGCGTTATACCGAAGCCCGGATGCGCAAAATTGCCGACGAGTTGATGGCCGACCTGGAAAAGGACACCGTAAACTTCACCAACAACTTCGACGATACACTAACGGAGCCATCCGTGATGCCCACCCGCTTCCCCAACTTGTTGGTGAATGGCGCTACGGGAATTGCCGTGGGGATGGCCACCAACATGATGCCCCACAACCTGGGTGAAGTGATCGATGGCGTCATCGCGACCATTGACGATCCCGAGATCACCATCGATGAGTTGATGAAATACATCCTGGCGCCCGATTTTCCCACGGGTGGTATTATCTATGGTATGTCGGGCATCCGCGATGGTTTCCGTACCGGTCGCGGCCGGGTAGTATTGCGTGGTAAGGTAGAAATTGAAACCACCAAAACCGGCAAGGAGCAAATCATCATCACCGAAGTACCCTACCAGGTCAATATTTCTTCCCTGGAAGAAAAAATTGCCGATTTGGTCAATGAGAAGCGCATCGATGGCATTTCTGCCATTTCCAACGAATCGAACCGCATGGGCATTCGGGTTGTACTGGATGTGAAACGGGATGCCATTGCCAAGGTGGTGCTGAGCCAACTCTACAAATACTCTCCACTACAAAGCTCTTACGGGATCAACAACGTGGCATTGGTAGATGGGCGTCCGTATACGCTCAACATCAAGGACATGATTGAGGAGTTCATCAAGTTCCGTCTGGAAGTTGTTGTCCGCCGCACCAAGTTTGATTTGCGCAAAGCCGAAGAACGCGCCCACATCCTGGAAGGTCTGTTGATTGCACTGGATCATCTGGATCAGGTCATCGCCCTGATTCGCGCCTCCCGTACGGTGGACGAAGCCAGAGAAGGTTTGATGAGCAACTTTGGCCTCTCAGAAATACAGGCCAAAGCCATTCTCGACATGCGCCTACAGCGTTTGACCGGGCTGGAACGCGACAAAGTACGCAACGAATACAATGAGATCAAAAAACTGATCGATTACCTGAATTCCATTCTGAACAGCGAAGAATTGCGCCGCTCGATCATCAAGGACGAATTGGCGGAAATCAAAGCCAATTTTGGGGATGCGCGCCGCACGGTCATCGAAGCTGCCGACGGGGAAATCAATATGGAGGACATGATCAAGGAAGAAGAGGTAGTGATTACCATTTCGCACCTTGGTTACATCAAACGTACACCCGTTTCTGAATTCCGCCAACAAAGCCGTGGTGGACGGGGCTCCAGGGGCAGCAAAACCCGCGATGAAGATTTCATCGAGCACATGTTCGTCACCAATACGCACCATTACCTGCTGCTCTTTACTTCCGCAGGACGATGCTACTGGTTGAAAGGATACGAAATTCCGGAAGCAGCCAAAACCGCTACGGGACGGGCCATTCAGAACATCCTGGCCATCCCTAAAGAAGACAAGGTAAAAGCCTTCATCGTCATCGAAAGTTTGGTTGACAGAGAATTTGTCGACAACCACTATATCATGTTCTGCACCCAACAGGGCGTCATCAAAAAAACACCCGTGGAAGCTTTCTCCCGTCCACGTGCCGGGGGCATCAATGCCATTACCATCAACGAAGGCGACCAATTGCTGGAAGCCTGGCTGACGGGTGGCAACCACGAGGTATTCCTGGCCAGTCGCCGGGGTTACGCGGTGCGCTTCAACGAAGCAGGGGTACGCTCGATGGGGCGTAGTGCTGCCGGGGTCCGGGGAATGACTTTGGCCGAAGACGGCAAAGATGCCGTGGTCGGTATGGTGTGTATCGCACCAGACGACAAGGAATCCACCCTGCTGGTGGTGTCTGAAAAAGGCAATGGCAAACGCTCCGAAGTAGAAGAATACCGCCTCACCAAACGGGGAGGAAAAGGGGTAAAAACCATTCAAATTACCGACAAAACCGGTATGCTGGTGGCCATCAAATCTGTGAAAGACGACGATGACCTCATGATCACCAACCGTTCTGGCATCATCATCCGTATGGCCATCGGTGGGCTGCGTGTGATGGGCCGCGCTACCCAAGGGGTACGGGTCATCCGCCTGGACGACGACGACGATATCGCTGACGTAACCGTAGTGAAACACATCGCTGAAGTAGAAGGGGAAGAAGTTGATGGCACGGAAATTGCAGACATCACGGAAACTACCGAATCTACGGAAACGGAAGTGGTGGAATGA
- a CDS encoding lmo0937 family membrane protein, whose protein sequence is MNNLLYTIAVILIIGWAIGFIGFHAGGLIHVLLLIAVVAIILRVISGKKVV, encoded by the coding sequence ATGAATAATCTGCTCTATACCATTGCGGTAATTTTAATCATCGGTTGGGCGATTGGATTCATCGGTTTCCACGCCGGAGGCCTTATTCACGTACTGCTGTTGATTGCAGTGGTGGCAATAATTTTGCGGGTCATTAGTGGAAAAAAAGTGGTCTAA
- a CDS encoding DEAD/DEAH box helicase has translation MKQLNFSELALSQEVQSAINDMGFAEATPIQSEAIPHLLNGKDLIGQAQTGTGKTAAFGIPLLESIDCSTREVAAIVLCPTRELAVQVAEELRKLAKYKKGLFISTIYGGDSIQRQLKELKAGPQVVVGTPGRVMDHLQRKTLRLDHIQMAVLDEADEMLNMGFREDIENVLNQMPETRQTVLFSATMPRPILEIAKRFQKSPIHVKVVKEELTNASIDQIYYDIPVQAKEAVIARLIEYYDLQRVIVFANMKKTVDDLTEGLNLLGISAKAIHGDLNQNQRNAVLTAFRGGAVNVLVATDVAARGIDVSSVDGVFNYDLPYDAEYYVHRIGRTGRAGKLGKSFSFVTGRNDRYRLRDIEDFSKVRIDRHNVPTVQDLAKRQQAKLWEKVTETLAEGGDLEPYEILARDFCKNNGLDSRQLAVALVKMAMPDVNAVEIPNLNAERERRPASVREGGEREFSRNSNGGGYNGSRGGNSGGGGYKSGPPRKKEYGSYKGEGFGGKKPGGKKKFSKAIA, from the coding sequence ATGAAACAATTGAATTTTTCTGAACTGGCACTGAGCCAGGAAGTGCAAAGCGCGATCAATGACATGGGCTTTGCTGAGGCTACGCCTATTCAATCTGAGGCCATTCCTCATTTGCTCAATGGGAAAGACCTGATTGGTCAAGCTCAAACAGGTACGGGTAAAACCGCAGCCTTTGGTATTCCACTTTTGGAATCCATCGATTGTAGCACCCGTGAGGTAGCCGCAATTGTATTGTGTCCTACTCGTGAATTGGCGGTACAAGTAGCTGAAGAGCTGCGCAAACTGGCCAAGTACAAAAAAGGATTGTTCATCTCTACGATCTATGGTGGCGATTCCATTCAACGGCAGTTGAAGGAATTGAAAGCCGGCCCACAAGTAGTGGTGGGTACTCCAGGACGCGTCATGGATCACCTTCAGCGCAAAACCTTGCGTTTGGATCACATCCAAATGGCGGTACTGGATGAAGCGGACGAGATGCTCAACATGGGTTTTCGGGAAGACATCGAAAATGTGTTGAACCAAATGCCCGAAACGCGCCAAACAGTTTTGTTCTCGGCAACCATGCCGCGGCCAATTCTCGAAATTGCCAAGCGTTTCCAAAAGAGCCCAATCCACGTTAAAGTGGTGAAGGAAGAATTGACCAACGCCTCGATCGATCAGATCTACTACGATATTCCCGTACAAGCCAAAGAAGCGGTGATTGCTCGCTTGATCGAATATTATGACCTGCAACGCGTCATCGTGTTCGCCAACATGAAAAAAACCGTTGATGACCTTACCGAGGGCCTCAATCTTTTGGGCATCAGTGCCAAAGCCATCCACGGTGACTTGAACCAAAACCAACGCAACGCGGTACTCACTGCTTTCCGCGGTGGAGCGGTGAATGTGCTGGTGGCTACGGATGTAGCGGCTCGGGGCATCGATGTGAGCTCAGTAGATGGCGTATTCAACTACGACCTGCCTTACGACGCAGAATACTATGTACACCGCATTGGCCGCACCGGTCGTGCCGGTAAGTTGGGCAAATCGTTCAGCTTTGTTACCGGAAGAAACGATCGTTACCGCTTGCGCGACATCGAAGATTTCAGCAAGGTGCGCATCGACAGACACAATGTACCCACCGTACAAGATCTGGCCAAGCGCCAACAGGCTAAACTTTGGGAGAAAGTTACCGAAACACTGGCCGAAGGTGGAGACTTGGAACCATACGAAATCCTGGCTCGCGACTTCTGCAAAAACAATGGATTGGACAGCCGCCAACTGGCAGTTGCCCTGGTCAAAATGGCCATGCCAGACGTCAATGCAGTAGAAATTCCCAACTTGAACGCCGAGCGTGAAAGACGCCCAGCATCAGTGAGAGAAGGTGGCGAGCGCGAGTTCAGCCGCAATAGCAATGGCGGTGGCTACAATGGATCGAGAGGCGGAAATAGTGGTGGCGGTGGCTACAAGTCAGGCCCACCTAGAAAAAAAGAATACGGCTCATACAAGGGAGAAGGCTTTGGCGGTAAAAAGCCAGGCGGAAAGAAGAAATTCTCCAAGGCGATAGCTTAA
- a CDS encoding AI-2E family transporter has translation MEMSTLIKLPFYAKTALLLIGLYVFVSILSIGQDIILPLVYAAIIAISVSPVVSFLVKKKINRAIAIFIVLILALMFIVGLILLLVSQASMFSQAWPQLVLKFDDLCDQAINWASGWLGVSIRQINTWITDTKADLWNNSNAVIGITLTTMSGVLAAIFLTPVYIFMILFYQPHLVEFAHRLFGVANNSQVSEILTETKTIIQGYLVGLFAEFAIVAVLNILGLLVLRMEYAILLGIVGALLNVIPYLGGIIAMGLFAAIALVTKSPIYIAYVIVLYSVIQFIDNNYIVPKIVGSKVKLNALISIVAVIVGAAIWGIPGMFLSIPLTAVIKLILDRIEPWKPWGFLLGDTMPPLVKLDLNFSGIVKKTKRKEKSVKDVTLP, from the coding sequence ATGGAAATGAGCACGTTGATTAAATTGCCTTTTTATGCAAAGACTGCACTCCTGTTGATTGGATTGTATGTGTTTGTTAGTATTCTTTCCATTGGGCAGGATATTATCCTTCCTCTTGTTTATGCCGCCATCATTGCCATTTCGGTTAGTCCGGTGGTCAGCTTTTTGGTCAAGAAAAAAATCAATCGGGCAATCGCCATTTTTATCGTACTTATTTTGGCCCTGATGTTCATTGTGGGACTGATCCTATTATTGGTATCTCAAGCCAGTATGTTCAGCCAGGCTTGGCCCCAGTTGGTGCTTAAGTTTGATGATTTGTGCGATCAAGCCATTAACTGGGCTTCAGGCTGGTTAGGCGTTAGTATCCGGCAAATCAATACATGGATTACCGATACAAAAGCAGACCTTTGGAACAACAGCAATGCCGTGATCGGCATTACCTTAACCACCATGAGTGGGGTGCTGGCTGCCATTTTCCTTACCCCAGTGTATATTTTTATGATTTTATTTTACCAGCCGCATTTGGTAGAGTTCGCCCATCGTTTGTTTGGCGTGGCCAACAACAGCCAGGTAAGTGAAATCCTGACAGAGACGAAGACCATTATTCAGGGCTACCTCGTCGGGCTATTTGCCGAATTTGCGATTGTAGCGGTACTGAATATTCTGGGACTATTGGTACTTCGGATGGAATACGCCATCCTGCTGGGCATTGTAGGTGCTCTCCTCAACGTGATTCCCTATCTTGGTGGAATTATTGCGATGGGGCTCTTCGCCGCGATTGCCCTGGTGACCAAATCACCAATTTATATTGCTTATGTCATCGTACTTTACTCGGTCATTCAATTCATCGACAACAATTACATCGTTCCCAAAATTGTGGGCTCAAAAGTGAAGCTTAATGCCCTCATCTCTATCGTTGCTGTGATTGTGGGTGCCGCCATTTGGGGTATCCCTGGGATGTTTCTTTCCATTCCACTCACGGCGGTCATCAAACTCATTCTCGATCGCATTGAACCCTGGAAACCCTGGGGCTTTTTATTGGGGGATACCATGCCTCCACTGGTCAAACTGGATCTGAATTTCAGCGGCATTGTCAAAAAGACAAAGCGCAAGGAAAAAAGTGTGAAAGATGTAACTCTTCCCTAG
- a CDS encoding alpha/beta fold hydrolase, which translates to MRSLGTNINTNVNGLMVSYNDEGPVGTPVVLFIHGFPLNKSMWNAQFEALKPTYRVIAYDVRGHGNSEAGTEDFSIELFVEDLLGFMDTLQLDQVILCGLSMGGYIALSAIEKHPERFIGLVLSDTQCLADTPEAIAKRMAAIESIREKGAELYVEQSIQNLFAVASFDTKPMEIGSVKEMMNKTTAQSMCNTLHALAVRKETCSKLSELTMPILILVGQEDKITPPKVARLMLDKTQHSTLVIVEHAGHLANIENPHQFNQQLMNFMDRYFPIDKH; encoded by the coding sequence ATGCGTAGCTTAGGAACAAACATCAATACGAACGTAAATGGGCTGATGGTCAGTTACAACGATGAGGGTCCAGTCGGAACTCCAGTTGTCCTGTTTATCCATGGATTTCCTTTAAATAAGTCCATGTGGAATGCTCAGTTTGAAGCACTGAAGCCTACTTATCGGGTCATTGCGTATGATGTACGAGGGCATGGAAATTCTGAAGCGGGAACCGAGGATTTTTCGATTGAGCTTTTTGTTGAAGACCTGCTTGGATTCATGGATACCCTGCAACTTGACCAAGTGATTTTGTGTGGGTTGTCTATGGGCGGATATATTGCCTTAAGCGCTATTGAAAAACACCCGGAACGTTTCATTGGGTTAGTATTAAGCGATACGCAATGCCTGGCGGATACCCCCGAAGCAATAGCAAAAAGAATGGCGGCAATTGAAAGCATCCGGGAAAAAGGGGCGGAATTGTATGTTGAGCAAAGCATTCAAAACCTTTTTGCTGTAGCATCTTTTGACACCAAACCAATGGAAATAGGCAGCGTAAAGGAAATGATGAACAAAACCACGGCACAATCTATGTGCAATACCTTGCACGCTTTGGCGGTGCGTAAAGAAACCTGTAGTAAGTTATCGGAGCTAACCATGCCTATTCTAATTTTAGTGGGACAAGAAGATAAAATCACTCCACCCAAAGTTGCTCGTTTGATGCTTGACAAAACCCAGCATTCTACTTTGGTCATTGTAGAACATGCTGGCCATTTGGCCAATATAGAAAACCCGCACCAATTCAATCAACAACTGATGAATTTTATGGATCGATACTTTCCAATTGACAAGCACTGA
- a CDS encoding Na+/H+ antiporter, with translation MLLNNLLLIIILLMVVSLFSMLSEKLRISYPIFLVICGLFIGFIPNVLDITLKPDLVFLIFLPPLLYAAAWNTSWKDFWALRRSISLLALGLVIFTSCAVAIVSHMLIPGFSLALGFLLGGIISPPDAIAATSVLQKLKIPKRVVSILEGESLVNDAASLIVFRFALAAVLTHKFVLLEAGIDFVVVVTAGILIGLAIAFFIYAFHRFLPTTSSIDTAITLIAPYLMYVTAEHFHFSGVLAVVSGGLFLSSRSTEVFSFSTRLQSQGVWDTLVFLLNGVVFVLIGLQLPLILKSLDPGTITHAIYYGVIISFVTILVRIIWVFPAAYLPRLLSKKIKTNESYPGWKSVLIIAWSGMRGVVSLAAALSIPLTLSSGEAFPQRNLILFISFIVILCTLVLQGLSLPFLVSKLDFEIKDNETEQELEIQMHLVSSVLAYINTRYAQETETDNAFRMLKKRYEHLQKTQKKQLHIEDDMPSYISAYRTALLELVEVRRKALEEMNGEKKYPEELIRRLEKVIDHEEAGLSMQLK, from the coding sequence ATGTTGCTAAATAATTTGTTGCTCATCATTATCCTGTTGATGGTTGTTTCCCTTTTTTCGATGTTGAGCGAAAAGTTGCGGATTTCCTATCCGATTTTTTTAGTGATCTGTGGCTTGTTTATCGGGTTTATCCCCAACGTATTGGACATCACCCTGAAACCCGATTTGGTATTCCTTATTTTTTTACCCCCACTGCTTTATGCCGCTGCCTGGAATACTTCCTGGAAAGATTTTTGGGCACTTCGCCGCTCGATCAGCCTGCTGGCCCTGGGTTTGGTCATTTTTACCTCTTGCGCGGTAGCCATCGTTTCACATATGCTGATTCCCGGGTTTTCATTGGCCTTGGGCTTTTTGTTGGGTGGAATTATTTCACCACCTGATGCCATTGCCGCTACCTCGGTCTTGCAAAAATTAAAAATCCCCAAACGGGTAGTCAGCATTTTAGAAGGAGAAAGCCTGGTCAACGATGCCGCGAGTTTAATTGTTTTTCGCTTTGCCCTGGCGGCGGTTTTGACCCATAAATTTGTATTGCTGGAAGCTGGAATTGATTTTGTTGTCGTGGTCACCGCCGGAATTTTGATCGGCCTGGCCATTGCTTTTTTTATCTATGCCTTTCACCGATTTTTACCCACCACGTCAAGCATCGATACCGCCATTACTTTGATTGCGCCCTATCTGATGTATGTGACTGCCGAACATTTTCACTTTTCAGGGGTATTGGCTGTTGTGAGTGGGGGCCTTTTTTTAAGCTCGCGTTCTACCGAGGTATTTTCATTTAGCACCCGATTGCAATCACAGGGCGTGTGGGATACCCTGGTATTTCTGCTCAACGGGGTGGTTTTTGTCTTGATTGGCCTACAACTTCCCCTGATCTTAAAAAGCCTGGATCCTGGAACCATCACCCATGCCATTTATTATGGAGTCATCATCAGTTTTGTGACCATTTTGGTGCGCATCATCTGGGTTTTCCCGGCAGCGTATTTGCCCAGACTGCTCAGCAAAAAAATCAAAACCAACGAATCTTATCCCGGCTGGAAGTCGGTTTTGATCATTGCCTGGAGTGGAATGCGCGGCGTAGTGTCGCTGGCTGCAGCGCTATCCATACCCCTCACTTTGAGTTCTGGAGAAGCCTTTCCGCAGCGGAACCTGATTTTGTTTATTTCCTTTATCGTCATCTTGTGCACGCTGGTGTTGCAGGGGCTGAGTTTACCTTTTTTGGTAAGCAAATTGGACTTTGAAATCAAAGACAATGAAACGGAGCAGGAATTGGAAATACAAATGCATCTGGTATCAAGTGTTTTGGCCTACATCAATACCCGTTATGCCCAGGAAACAGAAACCGACAATGCTTTTCGCATGCTAAAAAAACGCTATGAACATTTGCAGAAGACCCAAAAAAAGCAATTGCACATTGAAGATGATATGCCTTCCTATATCTCGGCTTACCGTACCGCATTATTGGAATTGGTAGAGGTACGGCGAAAAGCTTTGGAAGAAATGAATGGAGAAAAAAAATACCCCGAGGAACTGATCCGCAGGTTGGAAAAAGTCATCGACCACGAGGAAGCGGGTTTGAGTATGCAATTAAAATAA
- a CDS encoding OmpA family protein gives MTWVRFSMSTKSLLLSLLLWMGIPLFLLAQETTYSQSSFRFGVAAGANFNFYRGSTQMLNPTFTAPVAFNYADGADFFIAPLIEYVHPTSNLGVSLQVGYDGRQSAFNQEITPCNCPADLTTKLRYITVEPTLRVAPFGSGFYLFGGPRMAFNIEKSFTYSLGINPDLPDQLPTPDVKGDLSNVTPTLVSMQIGAGFDIPLSTAAYPMQAIFSPFVSFQPYFGQKPRSVETWNITTLRVGAALKFGHGRKNSTSTTITEPLPLTENVAVVDPQVQFYVTSPKNIPVERRVRETFPLRNYVFFDLGSTEIPDRYALITRDQVKDFKEDQLEVFTPKKLLGRSARGMTVYYNVLNILGDRMGKNPGTAINLVGSSEKGPEDGRVMAESVQRYLVNVFGINNSRINVEGRTKPNIPSEQPGGTLELDLLRAGDRRVSIESSSPALLMEFQTGPEVFLKPVEYTAVQEAPYDSYVNFYVMGANEAFSSWSMDIKDDKGIVQAFGPYQRESVSLPGKSILGTRPGGRYTVTMIGKTKTGKIVKKEAAVDMVLWTPPTNEEGMRFSVIYEFNESKAISIYEKYLTDVVIPKIPQGGTVIVHGHTDIIGDETYNQKLSMERANDVKRIMENGLSRLGRNDVKFQVYGSGEDESMSPFDNNYPEERFYNRTVIIDIVPRN, from the coding sequence ATGACCTGGGTTCGTTTTAGCATGAGTACAAAAAGTCTTTTGCTAAGTTTGTTGCTTTGGATGGGTATCCCCCTGTTCCTGCTGGCCCAGGAAACAACTTACAGCCAATCTTCTTTTCGATTTGGAGTAGCCGCTGGTGCCAATTTTAATTTTTACCGCGGATCGACCCAAATGTTGAATCCAACGTTCACCGCTCCTGTTGCTTTCAATTATGCAGATGGTGCAGATTTTTTCATCGCACCCCTGATTGAATATGTCCACCCAACCTCAAACCTGGGTGTATCGCTACAAGTTGGCTATGATGGCCGTCAAAGTGCTTTCAATCAGGAAATTACCCCTTGTAACTGCCCCGCAGATTTGACCACCAAACTCCGGTACATTACGGTAGAACCCACTTTGCGTGTTGCGCCATTTGGATCGGGATTTTATTTGTTCGGCGGGCCACGGATGGCCTTCAATATTGAAAAGTCGTTTACCTATTCTTTGGGCATCAATCCTGATTTGCCAGATCAATTGCCCACCCCGGACGTGAAAGGTGATTTGAGCAACGTAACACCTACACTGGTTTCGATGCAAATTGGAGCAGGGTTTGATATTCCCCTCTCTACGGCTGCATACCCGATGCAAGCCATCTTTTCGCCCTTTGTTTCTTTTCAACCTTATTTTGGTCAGAAACCACGCTCGGTTGAAACCTGGAACATTACCACACTGAGAGTTGGCGCAGCTTTGAAGTTTGGCCACGGCAGGAAAAATTCAACTTCGACCACCATTACCGAACCGCTACCCCTTACCGAAAATGTTGCAGTGGTCGACCCCCAGGTTCAGTTTTATGTGACGTCTCCCAAAAACATTCCAGTTGAACGTCGGGTAAGGGAAACTTTTCCGCTGCGGAACTACGTATTTTTTGACTTGGGATCAACGGAGATTCCAGATCGTTATGCGTTGATCACCAGAGATCAGGTTAAAGACTTCAAGGAAGACCAACTGGAGGTGTTTACGCCTAAAAAATTGTTGGGTCGTTCCGCACGGGGTATGACCGTATATTACAATGTCTTGAACATTCTCGGCGACCGCATGGGTAAAAACCCGGGCACAGCCATTAATTTGGTAGGATCTTCAGAGAAAGGGCCAGAAGATGGTCGGGTGATGGCGGAATCCGTTCAACGTTATTTGGTGAACGTATTTGGCATCAACAATTCCAGGATCAACGTGGAAGGCCGGACCAAACCCAATATTCCATCAGAACAACCCGGAGGTACCCTTGAGCTTGATTTGTTGCGGGCAGGTGACCGTCGCGTGTCGATTGAAAGCAGTTCTCCCGCTTTGTTAATGGAATTCCAAACCGGCCCGGAGGTCTTTTTGAAGCCAGTAGAATATACGGCAGTACAAGAAGCACCTTATGACAGCTATGTCAATTTTTATGTCATGGGAGCGAATGAAGCATTCTCTTCCTGGTCGATGGACATTAAGGATGACAAAGGAATCGTGCAAGCCTTTGGTCCATACCAGCGGGAATCGGTCAGCTTGCCTGGAAAATCGATTTTGGGTACCCGGCCCGGAGGTCGTTATACCGTAACCATGATCGGTAAGACGAAGACTGGGAAAATCGTAAAAAAAGAAGCTGCTGTAGATATGGTACTTTGGACCCCGCCTACCAATGAGGAAGGGATGCGATTCAGTGTGATTTACGAATTCAATGAATCGAAAGCGATCTCCATCTATGAAAAATACCTTACGGACGTCGTCATCCCCAAAATTCCGCAAGGCGGAACCGTCATTGTCCACGGCCATACGGACATCATTGGCGATGAGACTTACAATCAAAAATTGTCGATGGAGCGTGCCAACGATGTCAAACGCATCATGGAAAATGGTTTGTCTAGATTGGGTAGAAATGACGTTAAATTCCAGGTCTACGGATCTGGAGAAGACGAAAGTATGTCACCCTTTGACAACAATTATCCAGAGGAACGTTTTTACAACCGGACGGTGATTATTGATATAGTTCCGCGCAACTAA
- a CDS encoding Ig-like domain-containing protein, giving the protein MKKRKLLALLAIVSVFLFVGCQKDDYVEIVGLCPVVVSTSPANGATSVPLLNVITVRFNERMNPATLNATSFSLQAASAVAGTISYTDTTATFTPAIPLSPNTTYTGKLTTAAKSLKGNALQADYVWSFSTFQ; this is encoded by the coding sequence TTGAAAAAGAGAAAACTACTGGCACTCCTGGCCATCGTATCGGTTTTTTTATTCGTCGGCTGTCAAAAAGACGATTATGTGGAAATCGTGGGACTCTGTCCCGTTGTCGTATCCACTAGCCCCGCAAATGGAGCCACCAGTGTACCACTGCTCAATGTCATTACGGTAAGGTTCAATGAGCGGATGAATCCAGCTACCCTCAATGCTACTTCCTTTAGTTTACAAGCAGCAAGTGCAGTTGCGGGAACGATTTCGTATACCGATACCACGGCAACTTTTACTCCTGCTATTCCCCTCAGCCCGAATACGACGTATACAGGTAAGCTTACTACGGCAGCAAAGTCTTTAAAAGGCAACGCCCTACAAGCAGATTATGTCTGGAGCTTCAGCACCTTTCAATAA